The following coding sequences lie in one Apium graveolens cultivar Ventura chromosome 3, ASM990537v1, whole genome shotgun sequence genomic window:
- the LOC141711503 gene encoding glutamate receptor 3.4-like isoform X2: MLFRSNYLFTYSLISSRNGNLRVIDCPVFAKMGGYVLARATLCVMILCMGVPIGVMGRNVSASELTVFNVGALFTVNSVIGRSVKPAIEAAIDDVNSDSSILQGKQLKLITRDTNCSGFLGTVEALQLMVNDVVAAIGPQSSGIAHIISHVVNELHVPLLSFGATDPTLSALQFPYFLRTTQSDYFQMQAIADFVEYYKWREVIAIFVDDDYGRNGISALGDALAKNRASISYKAAYTPGAPVSDINDLLVGVNLMESRVYVVHVNPDTGLRVFDVAKHLGMMTNGYIWIATEWLSSVMDSSETMSFDEMDLLQGVVALRHYTPDSSSKKTFSTRWRQIKHKETMNFNPYALYAYDSVWLLARALDVLLSEGESISFSYDPKLKEAKGSTLQLSTLRSFDQGDKLLRILTRMNFTGLSGQIEFDQNRNLIYPAYEILNIGGTGSRRIGYWSNRSRLSVTAPGSLYMKPLNDSAKDQQLYDVIWPGEITKVPRGWVFPNNGKPLQIAVPYRVTYKEFVTKDKGPIGVRGYCIDVFEAAVDLLPYPVPRTYILYGDGERNPSFSNLVLDVSQHYDAAVGDVTIVTNRTRIVDFTQPFMESGLVVVVPVKKVKSSAWAFLKPFSWEMWSVTCAFFLFVGAVVWILEHRMNHEFRGTPRQQLITVFWFSFSTMFFAHRENTVSTMGRLVLILWLFVVLIINSSYTASLTSILTVQQLSSQIEGIDSLVSINVPIGVQDGSFALNYLIDELQIAPSRIKIMKTQDNYVDELRKGPKGGGVAAIVDELPYIQLFLSNVNCEFKIVGQEFTRSGWGFAFQRDSPLAVDLSTAILQLSENGDLQRIHDKWLSKNVCSAQSNQVDDSRLSLNSFWGLFLICGIACFISLTVFFFRVYIQYRRYIPEDEENGFEDPESIRTNKRPSRATSFKKFVDTKEIEIKDKLKRKGSDSSSKQQISQIADGQLSSPS; the protein is encoded by the exons ATGCTGTTCAGATCAAATTATTTATTTACAT ATAGTTTGATCTCATCAAGAAATGGTAATTTGAGAGTAATCGATTGCCCGGTTTTTGCAAAGATGGGGGGCTATGTTCTTGCAAGGGCAACACTTTGTGTAATGATTCTTTGTATGGGGGTGCCCATAGGAGTCATGGGTCGCAATGTTTCAGCTTCGGAACTGACTGTTTTCAATGTTGGAGCTCTGTTCACAGTAAATTCAGTGATTGGTAGGTCGGTGAAGCCCGCAATTGAAGCTGCTATAGATGATGTCAACTCTGATTCAAGCATTCTTCAAGGAAAGCAGCTGAAGCTGATTACGCGTGATACAAACTGCAGCGGTTTTTTAGGCACCGTAGAAG CTTTGCAACTGATGGTGAACGATGTTGTTGCTGCAATTGGTCCACAGTCATCTGGAATAGCTCATATCATATCACATGTCGTGAATGAACTTCATGTACCTCTTCTGTCATTTGGAGCTACTGACCCCACTCTCTCTGCCTTGCAATTTCCATACTTCCTTCGGACTACGCAGAGTGATTATTTTCAGATGCAGGCAATAGCTGATTTTGTTGAATATTATAAATGGAGAGAAGTAATAGCCATCTTTGTTGATGACGATTATGGCAGGAATGGAATTTCTGCACTTGGGGATGCACTAGCGAAGAATCGTGCCTCAATTTCTTACAAGGCCGCCTATACGCCCGGAGCTCCAGTAAGCGACATCAATGATTTACTAGTTGGAGTCAATCTGATGGAGTCTCGGGTGTATGTTGTACATGTTAATCCCGACACTGGTCTTAGAGTATTCGATGTAGCAAAGCATCTTGGGATGATGACCAATGGCTACATTTGGATTGCTACAGAGTGGCTTTCTTCTGTTATGGATTCATCGGAAACAATGAGTTTTGATGAAATGGATCTTTTACAGGGAGTTGTTGCTCTTCGCCATTACACTCCAGATTCCAGTTCTAAAAAAACCTTTTCGACTCGGTGGAGACAAATTAAACATAAGGAAACTATGAACTTTAACCCATATGCACTGTATGCTTATGATTCTGTTTGGTTACTTGCCCGTGCTCTCGATGTTCTGCTGAGTGAAGGTGAAAGTATATCTTTTTCCTATGACCCTAAGTTGAAAGAAGCGAAAGGAAGTACTCTACAATTGTCAACACTTCGCAGCTTTGATCAGGGAGATAAATTACTTCGTATACTTACTAGAATGAACTTTACAGGTTTAAGTGGTCAAATTGAATTTGATCAAAATCGGAATTTGATTTATCCAGCATATGAAATTCTTAACATCGGTGGCACAGGTTCACGCAGAATAGGTTACTGGTCTAATCGTTCTCGTCTTTCTGTCACAGCTCCTGGAAGTTTATATATGAAGCCTTTAAACGATTCTGCCAAAGATCAACAGCTATATGATGTAATATGGCCTGGTGAAATTACTAAAGTTCCTCGGGGTTGGGTCTTCCCTAACAATGGGAAGCCTTTGCAAATTGCAGTTCCTTATCGAGTAACTTACAAAGAATTTGTCACGAAAGACAAAGGTCCTATTGGTGTGAGAGGATACTGTATTGACGTCTTTGAAGCTGCAGTTGACCTCTTGCCTTATCCCGTTCCCCGCACATACATACTCTATGGAGATGGTGAAAGAAACCCTAGCTTCAGTAATCTTGTTCTTGATGTCTCTCAACAT TATGATGCAGCTGTTGGGGATGTCACCATTGTCACAAACAGGACAAGGATTGTGGACTTTACACAGCCTTTCATGGAATCTGGACTTGTCGTAGTTGTCCCAGTCAAAAAAGTAAAATCTTCTGCTTGGGCTTTCCTTAAACCATTTAGTTGGGAAATGTGGAGTGTTACGTGTGCTTTTTTTCTTTTCGTTGGAGCTGTTGTTTGGATTCTTGAGCATCGGATGAATCATGAGTTCCGTGGTACCCCGCGACAGCAACTCATTACAGTCTTTTG GTTTAGTTTCTCCACTATGTTTTTTGCTCATA GAGAGAACACTGTGAGCACTATGGGGCGCTTGGTGCTTATTTTATGGCTATTTGTAGTGTTGATTATCAATTCGAGCTACACAGCTAGTTTGACATCAATCCTCACAGTGCAGCAGTTGTCGTCACAGATAGAAGGGATAGACAGTTTGGTCTCGATTAATGTACCGATTGGAGTTCAAGATGGATCATTTGCATTAAATTATTTGATAGACGAACTTCAAATAGCTCCGTCGAGGATAAAAATTATGAAAACTCAGGATAATTATGTTGATGAGCTTCGCAAAGGTCCAAAAGGTGGTGGTGTAGCTGCTATTGTTGACGAGCTTCCTTATATTCAGCTCTTCTTGTCTAATGTAAATTGTGAATTCAAAATAGTAGGACAGGAATTTACAAGAAGCGGATGGGGATTT GCATTCCAGAGGGACTCTCCTCTTGCAGTTGACTTATCAACTGCAATTCTTCAGCTATCTGAGAACGGCGATCTCCAAAGAATCCATGACAAATGGCTATCAAAAAATGTTTGCTCCGCACAAAGCAATCAAGTTGACGACAGCCGGCTCTCTCTAAATAGCTTCTGGGGATTATTCCTCATCTGTGGCATTGCCTGCTTCATATCTCTTACCGTATTCTTTTTTAGAGTTTACATTCAATATCGTAGATATATCCCAGAAGATGAGGAGAATGGATTTGAGGACCCGGAATCTATAAGGACTAATAAACGCCCATCTCGTGCCACTAGCTTTAAAAAGTTTGTTGATACGAAAGAGATAGAGATCAAGGATAAGCTTAAGCGTAAGGGTAGTGATAGCAGTAGCAAGCAACAAATCAGCCAAATTGCAGACGGGCAACTCAGCTCACCTTCCTGA
- the LOC141711503 gene encoding glutamate receptor 3.4-like isoform X1, whose amino-acid sequence MLFRSNYLFTYSLISSRNGNLRVIDCPVFAKMGGYVLARATLCVMILCMGVPIGVMGRNVSASELTVFNVGALFTVNSVIGRSVKPAIEAAIDDVNSDSSILQGKQLKLITRDTNCSGFLGTVEALQLMVNDVVAAIGPQSSGIAHIISHVVNELHVPLLSFGATDPTLSALQFPYFLRTTQSDYFQMQAIADFVEYYKWREVIAIFVDDDYGRNGISALGDALAKNRASISYKAAYTPGAPVSDINDLLVGVNLMESRVYVVHVNPDTGLRVFDVAKHLGMMTNGYIWIATEWLSSVMDSSETMSFDEMDLLQGVVALRHYTPDSSSKKTFSTRWRQIKHKETMNFNPYALYAYDSVWLLARALDVLLSEGESISFSYDPKLKEAKGSTLQLSTLRSFDQGDKLLRILTRMNFTGLSGQIEFDQNRNLIYPAYEILNIGGTGSRRIGYWSNRSRLSVTAPGSLYMKPLNDSAKDQQLYDVIWPGEITKVPRGWVFPNNGKPLQIAVPYRVTYKEFVTKDKGPIGVRGYCIDVFEAAVDLLPYPVPRTYILYGDGERNPSFSNLVLDVSQHKYDAAVGDVTIVTNRTRIVDFTQPFMESGLVVVVPVKKVKSSAWAFLKPFSWEMWSVTCAFFLFVGAVVWILEHRMNHEFRGTPRQQLITVFWFSFSTMFFAHRENTVSTMGRLVLILWLFVVLIINSSYTASLTSILTVQQLSSQIEGIDSLVSINVPIGVQDGSFALNYLIDELQIAPSRIKIMKTQDNYVDELRKGPKGGGVAAIVDELPYIQLFLSNVNCEFKIVGQEFTRSGWGFAFQRDSPLAVDLSTAILQLSENGDLQRIHDKWLSKNVCSAQSNQVDDSRLSLNSFWGLFLICGIACFISLTVFFFRVYIQYRRYIPEDEENGFEDPESIRTNKRPSRATSFKKFVDTKEIEIKDKLKRKGSDSSSKQQISQIADGQLSSPS is encoded by the exons ATGCTGTTCAGATCAAATTATTTATTTACAT ATAGTTTGATCTCATCAAGAAATGGTAATTTGAGAGTAATCGATTGCCCGGTTTTTGCAAAGATGGGGGGCTATGTTCTTGCAAGGGCAACACTTTGTGTAATGATTCTTTGTATGGGGGTGCCCATAGGAGTCATGGGTCGCAATGTTTCAGCTTCGGAACTGACTGTTTTCAATGTTGGAGCTCTGTTCACAGTAAATTCAGTGATTGGTAGGTCGGTGAAGCCCGCAATTGAAGCTGCTATAGATGATGTCAACTCTGATTCAAGCATTCTTCAAGGAAAGCAGCTGAAGCTGATTACGCGTGATACAAACTGCAGCGGTTTTTTAGGCACCGTAGAAG CTTTGCAACTGATGGTGAACGATGTTGTTGCTGCAATTGGTCCACAGTCATCTGGAATAGCTCATATCATATCACATGTCGTGAATGAACTTCATGTACCTCTTCTGTCATTTGGAGCTACTGACCCCACTCTCTCTGCCTTGCAATTTCCATACTTCCTTCGGACTACGCAGAGTGATTATTTTCAGATGCAGGCAATAGCTGATTTTGTTGAATATTATAAATGGAGAGAAGTAATAGCCATCTTTGTTGATGACGATTATGGCAGGAATGGAATTTCTGCACTTGGGGATGCACTAGCGAAGAATCGTGCCTCAATTTCTTACAAGGCCGCCTATACGCCCGGAGCTCCAGTAAGCGACATCAATGATTTACTAGTTGGAGTCAATCTGATGGAGTCTCGGGTGTATGTTGTACATGTTAATCCCGACACTGGTCTTAGAGTATTCGATGTAGCAAAGCATCTTGGGATGATGACCAATGGCTACATTTGGATTGCTACAGAGTGGCTTTCTTCTGTTATGGATTCATCGGAAACAATGAGTTTTGATGAAATGGATCTTTTACAGGGAGTTGTTGCTCTTCGCCATTACACTCCAGATTCCAGTTCTAAAAAAACCTTTTCGACTCGGTGGAGACAAATTAAACATAAGGAAACTATGAACTTTAACCCATATGCACTGTATGCTTATGATTCTGTTTGGTTACTTGCCCGTGCTCTCGATGTTCTGCTGAGTGAAGGTGAAAGTATATCTTTTTCCTATGACCCTAAGTTGAAAGAAGCGAAAGGAAGTACTCTACAATTGTCAACACTTCGCAGCTTTGATCAGGGAGATAAATTACTTCGTATACTTACTAGAATGAACTTTACAGGTTTAAGTGGTCAAATTGAATTTGATCAAAATCGGAATTTGATTTATCCAGCATATGAAATTCTTAACATCGGTGGCACAGGTTCACGCAGAATAGGTTACTGGTCTAATCGTTCTCGTCTTTCTGTCACAGCTCCTGGAAGTTTATATATGAAGCCTTTAAACGATTCTGCCAAAGATCAACAGCTATATGATGTAATATGGCCTGGTGAAATTACTAAAGTTCCTCGGGGTTGGGTCTTCCCTAACAATGGGAAGCCTTTGCAAATTGCAGTTCCTTATCGAGTAACTTACAAAGAATTTGTCACGAAAGACAAAGGTCCTATTGGTGTGAGAGGATACTGTATTGACGTCTTTGAAGCTGCAGTTGACCTCTTGCCTTATCCCGTTCCCCGCACATACATACTCTATGGAGATGGTGAAAGAAACCCTAGCTTCAGTAATCTTGTTCTTGATGTCTCTCAACAT AAGTATGATGCAGCTGTTGGGGATGTCACCATTGTCACAAACAGGACAAGGATTGTGGACTTTACACAGCCTTTCATGGAATCTGGACTTGTCGTAGTTGTCCCAGTCAAAAAAGTAAAATCTTCTGCTTGGGCTTTCCTTAAACCATTTAGTTGGGAAATGTGGAGTGTTACGTGTGCTTTTTTTCTTTTCGTTGGAGCTGTTGTTTGGATTCTTGAGCATCGGATGAATCATGAGTTCCGTGGTACCCCGCGACAGCAACTCATTACAGTCTTTTG GTTTAGTTTCTCCACTATGTTTTTTGCTCATA GAGAGAACACTGTGAGCACTATGGGGCGCTTGGTGCTTATTTTATGGCTATTTGTAGTGTTGATTATCAATTCGAGCTACACAGCTAGTTTGACATCAATCCTCACAGTGCAGCAGTTGTCGTCACAGATAGAAGGGATAGACAGTTTGGTCTCGATTAATGTACCGATTGGAGTTCAAGATGGATCATTTGCATTAAATTATTTGATAGACGAACTTCAAATAGCTCCGTCGAGGATAAAAATTATGAAAACTCAGGATAATTATGTTGATGAGCTTCGCAAAGGTCCAAAAGGTGGTGGTGTAGCTGCTATTGTTGACGAGCTTCCTTATATTCAGCTCTTCTTGTCTAATGTAAATTGTGAATTCAAAATAGTAGGACAGGAATTTACAAGAAGCGGATGGGGATTT GCATTCCAGAGGGACTCTCCTCTTGCAGTTGACTTATCAACTGCAATTCTTCAGCTATCTGAGAACGGCGATCTCCAAAGAATCCATGACAAATGGCTATCAAAAAATGTTTGCTCCGCACAAAGCAATCAAGTTGACGACAGCCGGCTCTCTCTAAATAGCTTCTGGGGATTATTCCTCATCTGTGGCATTGCCTGCTTCATATCTCTTACCGTATTCTTTTTTAGAGTTTACATTCAATATCGTAGATATATCCCAGAAGATGAGGAGAATGGATTTGAGGACCCGGAATCTATAAGGACTAATAAACGCCCATCTCGTGCCACTAGCTTTAAAAAGTTTGTTGATACGAAAGAGATAGAGATCAAGGATAAGCTTAAGCGTAAGGGTAGTGATAGCAGTAGCAAGCAACAAATCAGCCAAATTGCAGACGGGCAACTCAGCTCACCTTCCTGA
- the LOC141711503 gene encoding glutamate receptor 3.4-like isoform X4, translated as MSSDSLISSRNGNLRVIDCPVFAKMGGYVLARATLCVMILCMGVPIGVMGRNVSASELTVFNVGALFTVNSVIGRSVKPAIEAAIDDVNSDSSILQGKQLKLITRDTNCSGFLGTVEALQLMVNDVVAAIGPQSSGIAHIISHVVNELHVPLLSFGATDPTLSALQFPYFLRTTQSDYFQMQAIADFVEYYKWREVIAIFVDDDYGRNGISALGDALAKNRASISYKAAYTPGAPVSDINDLLVGVNLMESRVYVVHVNPDTGLRVFDVAKHLGMMTNGYIWIATEWLSSVMDSSETMSFDEMDLLQGVVALRHYTPDSSSKKTFSTRWRQIKHKETMNFNPYALYAYDSVWLLARALDVLLSEGESISFSYDPKLKEAKGSTLQLSTLRSFDQGDKLLRILTRMNFTGLSGQIEFDQNRNLIYPAYEILNIGGTGSRRIGYWSNRSRLSVTAPGSLYMKPLNDSAKDQQLYDVIWPGEITKVPRGWVFPNNGKPLQIAVPYRVTYKEFVTKDKGPIGVRGYCIDVFEAAVDLLPYPVPRTYILYGDGERNPSFSNLVLDVSQHKYDAAVGDVTIVTNRTRIVDFTQPFMESGLVVVVPVKKVKSSAWAFLKPFSWEMWSVTCAFFLFVGAVVWILEHRMNHEFRGTPRQQLITVFWFSFSTMFFAHRENTVSTMGRLVLILWLFVVLIINSSYTASLTSILTVQQLSSQIEGIDSLVSINVPIGVQDGSFALNYLIDELQIAPSRIKIMKTQDNYVDELRKGPKGGGVAAIVDELPYIQLFLSNVNCEFKIVGQEFTRSGWGFAFQRDSPLAVDLSTAILQLSENGDLQRIHDKWLSKNVCSAQSNQVDDSRLSLNSFWGLFLICGIACFISLTVFFFRVYIQYRRYIPEDEENGFEDPESIRTNKRPSRATSFKKFVDTKEIEIKDKLKRKGSDSSSKQQISQIADGQLSSPS; from the exons ATGAGTTCAG ATAGTTTGATCTCATCAAGAAATGGTAATTTGAGAGTAATCGATTGCCCGGTTTTTGCAAAGATGGGGGGCTATGTTCTTGCAAGGGCAACACTTTGTGTAATGATTCTTTGTATGGGGGTGCCCATAGGAGTCATGGGTCGCAATGTTTCAGCTTCGGAACTGACTGTTTTCAATGTTGGAGCTCTGTTCACAGTAAATTCAGTGATTGGTAGGTCGGTGAAGCCCGCAATTGAAGCTGCTATAGATGATGTCAACTCTGATTCAAGCATTCTTCAAGGAAAGCAGCTGAAGCTGATTACGCGTGATACAAACTGCAGCGGTTTTTTAGGCACCGTAGAAG CTTTGCAACTGATGGTGAACGATGTTGTTGCTGCAATTGGTCCACAGTCATCTGGAATAGCTCATATCATATCACATGTCGTGAATGAACTTCATGTACCTCTTCTGTCATTTGGAGCTACTGACCCCACTCTCTCTGCCTTGCAATTTCCATACTTCCTTCGGACTACGCAGAGTGATTATTTTCAGATGCAGGCAATAGCTGATTTTGTTGAATATTATAAATGGAGAGAAGTAATAGCCATCTTTGTTGATGACGATTATGGCAGGAATGGAATTTCTGCACTTGGGGATGCACTAGCGAAGAATCGTGCCTCAATTTCTTACAAGGCCGCCTATACGCCCGGAGCTCCAGTAAGCGACATCAATGATTTACTAGTTGGAGTCAATCTGATGGAGTCTCGGGTGTATGTTGTACATGTTAATCCCGACACTGGTCTTAGAGTATTCGATGTAGCAAAGCATCTTGGGATGATGACCAATGGCTACATTTGGATTGCTACAGAGTGGCTTTCTTCTGTTATGGATTCATCGGAAACAATGAGTTTTGATGAAATGGATCTTTTACAGGGAGTTGTTGCTCTTCGCCATTACACTCCAGATTCCAGTTCTAAAAAAACCTTTTCGACTCGGTGGAGACAAATTAAACATAAGGAAACTATGAACTTTAACCCATATGCACTGTATGCTTATGATTCTGTTTGGTTACTTGCCCGTGCTCTCGATGTTCTGCTGAGTGAAGGTGAAAGTATATCTTTTTCCTATGACCCTAAGTTGAAAGAAGCGAAAGGAAGTACTCTACAATTGTCAACACTTCGCAGCTTTGATCAGGGAGATAAATTACTTCGTATACTTACTAGAATGAACTTTACAGGTTTAAGTGGTCAAATTGAATTTGATCAAAATCGGAATTTGATTTATCCAGCATATGAAATTCTTAACATCGGTGGCACAGGTTCACGCAGAATAGGTTACTGGTCTAATCGTTCTCGTCTTTCTGTCACAGCTCCTGGAAGTTTATATATGAAGCCTTTAAACGATTCTGCCAAAGATCAACAGCTATATGATGTAATATGGCCTGGTGAAATTACTAAAGTTCCTCGGGGTTGGGTCTTCCCTAACAATGGGAAGCCTTTGCAAATTGCAGTTCCTTATCGAGTAACTTACAAAGAATTTGTCACGAAAGACAAAGGTCCTATTGGTGTGAGAGGATACTGTATTGACGTCTTTGAAGCTGCAGTTGACCTCTTGCCTTATCCCGTTCCCCGCACATACATACTCTATGGAGATGGTGAAAGAAACCCTAGCTTCAGTAATCTTGTTCTTGATGTCTCTCAACAT AAGTATGATGCAGCTGTTGGGGATGTCACCATTGTCACAAACAGGACAAGGATTGTGGACTTTACACAGCCTTTCATGGAATCTGGACTTGTCGTAGTTGTCCCAGTCAAAAAAGTAAAATCTTCTGCTTGGGCTTTCCTTAAACCATTTAGTTGGGAAATGTGGAGTGTTACGTGTGCTTTTTTTCTTTTCGTTGGAGCTGTTGTTTGGATTCTTGAGCATCGGATGAATCATGAGTTCCGTGGTACCCCGCGACAGCAACTCATTACAGTCTTTTG GTTTAGTTTCTCCACTATGTTTTTTGCTCATA GAGAGAACACTGTGAGCACTATGGGGCGCTTGGTGCTTATTTTATGGCTATTTGTAGTGTTGATTATCAATTCGAGCTACACAGCTAGTTTGACATCAATCCTCACAGTGCAGCAGTTGTCGTCACAGATAGAAGGGATAGACAGTTTGGTCTCGATTAATGTACCGATTGGAGTTCAAGATGGATCATTTGCATTAAATTATTTGATAGACGAACTTCAAATAGCTCCGTCGAGGATAAAAATTATGAAAACTCAGGATAATTATGTTGATGAGCTTCGCAAAGGTCCAAAAGGTGGTGGTGTAGCTGCTATTGTTGACGAGCTTCCTTATATTCAGCTCTTCTTGTCTAATGTAAATTGTGAATTCAAAATAGTAGGACAGGAATTTACAAGAAGCGGATGGGGATTT GCATTCCAGAGGGACTCTCCTCTTGCAGTTGACTTATCAACTGCAATTCTTCAGCTATCTGAGAACGGCGATCTCCAAAGAATCCATGACAAATGGCTATCAAAAAATGTTTGCTCCGCACAAAGCAATCAAGTTGACGACAGCCGGCTCTCTCTAAATAGCTTCTGGGGATTATTCCTCATCTGTGGCATTGCCTGCTTCATATCTCTTACCGTATTCTTTTTTAGAGTTTACATTCAATATCGTAGATATATCCCAGAAGATGAGGAGAATGGATTTGAGGACCCGGAATCTATAAGGACTAATAAACGCCCATCTCGTGCCACTAGCTTTAAAAAGTTTGTTGATACGAAAGAGATAGAGATCAAGGATAAGCTTAAGCGTAAGGGTAGTGATAGCAGTAGCAAGCAACAAATCAGCCAAATTGCAGACGGGCAACTCAGCTCACCTTCCTGA